In a single window of the Anaerotruncus rubiinfantis genome:
- the serC gene encoding 3-phosphoserine/phosphohydroxythreonine transaminase: MARVYNFSAGPSMLAESVLKRAAAEMLDYNGCGQSVMEMSHRSKEFETIIAECEALLREVMGIPDNYKVLFLQGGASTQFAMVPLNLMNGSGKADYVVTGQFSNKAYQEACRFGQVNLVASSKDKNFSYIPKLDPAAFTKDADYFHICMNNTIYGSVYHDLPETGDVPLVADMSSCILSQPVDISKFGLIYAGAQKNMAPAGLTVVIIREDLIGHARESCPTMLNYKSHADNGSMYNTPPCYPIYICKLVLEWIRDEIGGLAKMEERNRKKAKLLYDYLDASGLFKAPVEKADRSLMNATFVTGDVELDKKFVAEAAKAGFVNLKGHRSVGGMRASIYNAMPIEGVEKLVGFMKKFEEENA; this comes from the coding sequence ATGGCAAGGGTTTATAACTTCTCGGCCGGCCCGTCGATGCTCGCGGAAAGCGTTCTGAAACGTGCCGCCGCCGAGATGCTTGATTACAACGGATGCGGGCAGTCGGTCATGGAGATGAGCCACCGCTCCAAAGAATTTGAAACGATCATCGCTGAATGCGAAGCGCTCCTGCGGGAGGTCATGGGGATTCCCGACAATTACAAAGTGCTGTTTTTGCAGGGTGGCGCCTCCACCCAGTTCGCCATGGTTCCGCTCAACCTCATGAACGGTTCCGGAAAGGCGGATTATGTCGTCACTGGCCAGTTTTCGAACAAGGCGTATCAGGAAGCCTGCCGGTTCGGTCAGGTCAATCTGGTCGCGTCCTCAAAGGACAAGAATTTCAGCTATATCCCGAAACTTGATCCCGCGGCCTTTACCAAGGATGCGGACTATTTCCACATCTGCATGAATAACACCATCTACGGCAGCGTCTACCATGACCTGCCCGAAACCGGGGATGTGCCGTTGGTGGCGGATATGTCCTCCTGTATCCTGTCGCAGCCGGTGGATATCTCCAAGTTTGGCCTTATCTACGCGGGCGCACAGAAGAATATGGCCCCGGCCGGACTCACCGTCGTGATCATCCGGGAGGATCTCATCGGGCATGCGCGGGAAAGCTGCCCGACCATGCTCAACTACAAGTCCCATGCGGACAACGGCTCGATGTACAATACCCCGCCCTGTTACCCGATCTATATCTGCAAGCTGGTTCTGGAATGGATTCGTGACGAGATCGGCGGACTGGCGAAGATGGAGGAACGCAACCGGAAAAAGGCAAAACTCCTCTATGATTACCTTGACGCTTCCGGACTCTTCAAGGCGCCGGTTGAGAAAGCGGACCGTTCGCTGATGAACGCGACGTTTGTCACCGGGGACGTCGAGCTTGACAAGAAATTTGTGGCCGAAGCGGCAAAAGCCGGGTTTGTCAATCTCAAGGGCCACCGTTCGGTCGGTGGCATGCGCGCGTCCATCTATAACGCCATGCCCATCGAAGGCGTGGAGAAGCTGGTCGGGTTTATGAAAAAGTTTGAAGAGGAGAACGCCTGA
- a CDS encoding NfeD family protein, producing the protein MGTWAQLAPVFWLVLGIILAVVEGVSVQLTAIWFALGAAAAAVAALLDASIGVQAAVFLVVSTLLLLCTRPFAKKVLRVKKQSTNADRVIGQIGVVQETIDNDLGAGRVAVMGLGWAARTMDNRDIPAGEKVRVLAIDGVKLIVEPYTKQTETEQ; encoded by the coding sequence ATGGGTACATGGGCACAGCTCGCGCCGGTCTTTTGGCTGGTGTTGGGAATTATTCTAGCGGTCGTGGAGGGCGTGAGCGTCCAGCTGACCGCAATCTGGTTTGCCCTTGGCGCAGCCGCGGCGGCTGTGGCGGCATTGCTCGACGCGTCCATCGGCGTGCAGGCGGCGGTATTCCTCGTGGTATCCACGCTGCTGCTGCTCTGCACCCGCCCGTTTGCCAAAAAGGTTCTGCGGGTCAAAAAGCAGAGCACCAATGCCGACCGTGTGATCGGCCAGATCGGTGTCGTCCAGGAAACGATCGACAACGATCTCGGCGCGGGCAGGGTTGCGGTAATGGGGCTCGGCTGGGCCGCGCGCACCATGGACAACCGCGATATCCCAGCTGGGGAAAAGGTTCGGGTTTTGGCGATCGACGGCGTCAAGCTCATTGTGGAACCGTATACGAAACAAACCGAAACGGAACAATAA
- a CDS encoding phosphoglycerate dehydrogenase, with the protein MYNIQILNKISPNGLDVFDKNKYRISDDVGNPDGILVRSASMHEMELPESLEAVARAGAGVNNIPVDKCSERGIVVFNTPGANANAVKEMVICGLLISARKIYPGMVWVQTLKGEGENVPKLVEKGKSKFVGPELYRKKLGVIGLGAIGVMVANFARHLGMEVYGYDPYMSVDTAWNVSRDIKHATSLREIYENCDFITLHVPATSETKGMINSESIAMMKHGVRILNFARGELVVNEDLLEGLEEKQIRCYVTDFPSEELLGQPGVLVIPHLGASTPESEDNCAKMAAQQMVDYLENGNIQNSVNMPSIHMDRSGDIRVAIIHRNIPAMLTKITTILSDEGLNVENLTNKSRRDFAYTMVDINGVITDDIVAKLRAIEGVIRVNIFH; encoded by the coding sequence ATGTATAATATTCAGATCCTCAACAAGATCAGCCCCAACGGGCTGGATGTCTTTGACAAGAACAAATACCGCATCAGCGATGACGTCGGCAATCCGGACGGGATACTGGTGCGTTCCGCTTCGATGCACGAGATGGAGCTTCCGGAATCGCTTGAGGCGGTCGCGCGCGCGGGCGCCGGCGTCAACAACATCCCGGTGGACAAATGCAGCGAGCGAGGCATCGTCGTATTCAACACCCCCGGCGCGAACGCGAACGCCGTCAAGGAAATGGTCATCTGCGGCCTGCTCATCTCGGCGCGCAAGATCTATCCGGGCATGGTCTGGGTGCAGACGCTGAAGGGCGAGGGAGAAAATGTCCCGAAGCTGGTGGAAAAGGGCAAATCGAAGTTTGTCGGGCCGGAGCTCTACCGCAAAAAGCTCGGCGTCATCGGTCTGGGCGCGATCGGCGTCATGGTTGCGAACTTCGCACGACATCTCGGGATGGAGGTCTACGGCTACGACCCGTATATGTCGGTCGATACGGCGTGGAATGTCTCCCGCGACATCAAGCACGCGACCAGCCTGCGCGAAATTTATGAAAACTGCGACTTCATCACCCTGCATGTTCCGGCGACCTCCGAAACAAAAGGGATGATCAATTCCGAATCGATCGCCATGATGAAACACGGCGTGCGCATCCTCAACTTTGCGCGCGGTGAGCTGGTGGTCAATGAGGATCTGCTTGAAGGCCTCGAGGAAAAGCAGATTCGCTGCTATGTCACAGATTTCCCGAGCGAGGAACTGCTTGGCCAGCCTGGTGTGCTCGTCATCCCGCACCTGGGCGCGTCCACGCCCGAGAGCGAGGACAACTGTGCCAAAATGGCCGCCCAGCAGATGGTCGATTACCTCGAAAACGGAAACATCCAAAATTCGGTGAACATGCCGAGCATCCATATGGATCGCAGCGGAGATATCCGGGTGGCGATCATCCACCGCAATATCCCGGCAATGCTCACCAAGATCACTACCATCCTTTCGGACGAGGGGCTCAACGTCGAAAACCTCACCAACAAATCCCGGAGGGACTTCGCCTATACGATGGTCGACATCAACGGCGTTATCACCGATGATATCGTTGCCAAGCTGCGCGCGATTGAAGGTGTGATCCGGGTGAATATTTTCCACTAA
- a CDS encoding DUF4358 domain-containing protein — MKKLLALLCALTLLSALSGCGKPAADVTELPISSISVVEVADPEQAIREIYAEITMAGISDADDRVLQDKFLIDPDMLEDYVVKYSSGRFGVADVFILKPVEDEVLTVREALEKVKLSRVKEFENYDIYNSYQIAQDAQIFEQGDYVIMLMLEDTEKARGIIDKYIPKS, encoded by the coding sequence ATGAAGAAGCTTTTGGCGCTGCTGTGCGCGCTGACGCTCCTATCCGCTCTGTCCGGCTGCGGAAAACCGGCAGCGGACGTGACCGAGCTGCCCATCTCCTCCATTTCGGTCGTGGAGGTCGCCGACCCGGAACAGGCGATCCGTGAAATCTACGCGGAGATCACGATGGCCGGAATATCCGATGCTGACGACAGGGTGCTGCAGGACAAGTTTCTGATTGATCCGGACATGCTGGAGGATTACGTGGTCAAGTATTCAAGCGGCCGGTTCGGCGTGGCCGATGTGTTCATCCTGAAACCTGTCGAGGACGAGGTGCTCACTGTGCGCGAAGCGCTCGAAAAGGTGAAGCTCAGCCGTGTCAAGGAGTTTGAAAATTACGACATCTATAATTCCTATCAGATCGCGCAGGACGCGCAGATCTTTGAACAAGGGGATTATGTGATCATGCTTATGCTCGAGGACACCGAAAAAGCACGCGGGATCATTGACAAATATATCCCCAAAAGCTGA
- the hflX gene encoding GTPase HflX codes for MIENKQEILQRAILIAADTGEYDVEVSLDELSELAATAGAQTVAKVVQKRPAFDPATVIGAGRLEEVAACCEGGSADLVIFDCELSPSQQRNVEKTCGVPVIDRTTLILDIFAQRAVTAEGKLQVELAQLRYRLPRLTGLGTSLSRLGGGIGTRGPGESQLETDRRHIRRRIASLQEQLAELEKRRGLLRARRKKDGVTTVAIVGYTNVGKSTLLNALTDAGVLAEDKLFATLDPTSRALSLPDGRSVMLVDTVGLVRRLPHQLVEAFKSTLEEAANADLLWCVCDVSSDEADEQIQVTKQLMQELGVQDTPVLTVLNKCDRIARVPLPVNDLTALISAKTGFGFDELLRKTAKALAPTHKRLKLLIPYDKTGLINEILRDGKVFSQEYAEDGTVLDALVDVKILHKVAQYAR; via the coding sequence ATGATAGAGAATAAACAGGAAATATTACAGCGGGCAATTCTCATCGCGGCGGATACCGGAGAATATGATGTGGAAGTCTCGCTCGACGAGCTTTCAGAACTGGCCGCAACCGCGGGCGCTCAGACGGTGGCAAAGGTAGTACAGAAACGCCCGGCCTTTGACCCGGCGACAGTGATCGGAGCCGGACGGCTCGAAGAGGTCGCCGCCTGCTGCGAAGGGGGAAGCGCGGATCTCGTCATTTTCGACTGCGAACTTTCCCCAAGCCAGCAGCGGAATGTGGAAAAGACTTGCGGCGTTCCAGTCATCGACCGCACCACCCTGATCCTTGACATTTTTGCACAGCGCGCGGTCACCGCTGAAGGCAAGCTGCAGGTCGAACTGGCGCAGCTGCGTTACCGGCTGCCGCGGCTCACCGGCCTTGGCACATCGCTTTCGCGGCTCGGCGGCGGCATCGGTACCCGTGGGCCGGGCGAAAGTCAGCTCGAAACCGACCGGCGGCATATCCGGCGGCGGATCGCGTCCTTGCAGGAGCAGCTCGCGGAACTTGAGAAACGCCGGGGGCTGCTGCGCGCGCGCCGTAAAAAAGACGGAGTAACCACCGTCGCGATCGTGGGTTATACAAACGTGGGCAAGAGCACACTTTTGAACGCGCTCACCGACGCGGGTGTGCTCGCGGAGGATAAGCTCTTTGCAACCCTTGATCCAACTTCCCGGGCACTGAGCCTGCCGGACGGGCGTTCGGTCATGCTGGTCGATACAGTCGGGCTGGTGCGCAGGCTCCCGCACCAGCTTGTTGAGGCGTTTAAATCGACTCTGGAGGAGGCTGCGAACGCCGACCTGCTCTGGTGCGTCTGCGACGTTTCGTCGGATGAGGCGGATGAGCAGATCCAGGTGACCAAACAGCTGATGCAGGAACTTGGCGTACAGGATACGCCGGTGCTCACTGTGCTCAACAAATGCGACCGGATTGCGCGGGTTCCGCTGCCGGTGAACGATTTGACCGCGCTGATCTCCGCAAAGACCGGATTTGGATTTGACGAGCTGCTGCGCAAGACCGCCAAGGCGCTCGCGCCGACCCACAAACGGCTCAAACTGCTGATCCCATACGATAAAACCGGACTTATCAATGAGATTTTGCGGGATGGGAAGGTCTTTTCGCAGGAATACGCGGAGGACGGGACCGTACTTGACGCGCTGGTTGATGTGAAGATCCTGCATAAGGTCGCGCAGTACGCCAGATAA
- a CDS encoding DUF58 domain-containing protein, producing the protein MAEELRKEKKQRIAGLSSVMVSAGFLAGVLVAICLAVLGGQMLLAAFLLFVLAICLMSRFWGQKALKNVIVEIGAESANIFAGQEVVIRYRITNGKLLPLVWLELLQQTPPNNCLTPGDDFEVYELTVQEKELEDREVVRTLLKKKFAFIMWHQTLEWDSCWTARRRGIYPLDHVLLRSGDGFGLTQIEKPYPVERSPVFVVYPRIVPVRTDLFLQNLWDAKSGAKGYFEDPTVIRGERAYQSTDPWKRINWRMAARKEELEVKLYETIMPKSVHFILDGGSFLNRSPDNEELEQAISLLASAALRLEEAQVRCGLSLPASRSMGAVNLFSADQSAAVSDLLFNLAGYDPESPASAFEEAELARAKEGIGQVYFFTYDVAEISCKGLLDELGIYSVTLVPYREYLPSRESGAEFLDYKVVPLHTLEGGGAHG; encoded by the coding sequence ATGGCTGAGGAGCTGAGAAAGGAAAAGAAGCAGCGGATTGCGGGGCTTTCCAGTGTGATGGTCAGCGCCGGGTTTCTTGCTGGGGTACTGGTGGCCATCTGTCTGGCGGTGCTGGGAGGGCAGATGCTGCTGGCGGCGTTTCTGCTTTTCGTGCTGGCGATCTGCCTGATGTCCCGGTTTTGGGGACAGAAGGCGCTTAAAAACGTAATTGTCGAAATTGGGGCTGAATCGGCCAATATCTTTGCCGGGCAGGAAGTCGTGATCCGGTACCGGATCACGAACGGCAAGCTGCTGCCGCTTGTCTGGCTGGAGCTTTTGCAGCAGACCCCGCCGAACAACTGCCTTACCCCGGGCGACGACTTCGAGGTGTACGAGCTCACCGTGCAGGAAAAGGAGCTGGAGGACCGCGAGGTTGTCCGCACATTGCTCAAAAAGAAATTTGCTTTTATCATGTGGCACCAGACACTCGAATGGGACAGTTGCTGGACGGCGCGCCGCCGCGGTATTTATCCGCTTGACCATGTGCTTTTGCGCTCTGGGGACGGGTTTGGGCTCACCCAGATTGAAAAACCATATCCGGTGGAGCGCAGCCCGGTCTTTGTGGTCTATCCAAGGATTGTGCCGGTGCGCACCGACCTCTTTTTGCAGAACCTCTGGGATGCGAAATCGGGCGCGAAGGGATACTTTGAGGATCCGACCGTCATCCGCGGAGAACGCGCTTACCAGAGCACTGATCCGTGGAAACGGATCAACTGGCGGATGGCGGCGCGTAAGGAGGAGCTTGAGGTCAAGTTATATGAAACGATCATGCCGAAATCGGTGCATTTCATCCTGGACGGCGGATCCTTTTTAAACCGGAGCCCGGACAATGAGGAGCTGGAGCAGGCCATCAGCCTGTTGGCTTCGGCCGCGCTGCGGCTGGAGGAAGCGCAGGTGCGGTGCGGGCTTTCTCTGCCCGCGAGCAGGTCGATGGGTGCGGTAAACCTCTTTTCGGCGGATCAGAGCGCCGCGGTTTCCGACCTGCTGTTCAATCTGGCGGGCTACGATCCCGAAAGCCCGGCATCGGCCTTTGAGGAGGCGGAGCTTGCCCGTGCCAAGGAAGGCATCGGGCAGGTTTACTTCTTTACCTATGATGTGGCGGAAATCTCCTGCAAGGGGCTGCTGGACGAGCTGGGCATCTACAGTGTGACACTGGTTCCATACCGCGAATATCTGCCGTCCAGGGAGTCGGGAGCGGAATTTTTGGATTATAAAGTGGTCCCGCTGCATACGCTGGAAGGGGGCGGCGCGCATGGGTGA
- a CDS encoding SPFH domain-containing protein produces MEFLIWPIVLIVLILFVLIVIVSNIKIVPQASVYVVERLGSYFATWETGLHVKVPFFDSIAKKVSLKEQVVDFAPQPVITKDNVTMQIDTVVFYQVTDAKLFTYGVERPLSAIENLTATTLRNIIGEMELDSTLTSRDVINSKITATLDEATDKWGIKVNRVELKNILPPREIQDAMEKQMKAERERRESILRAEGEKRSQILVAEGEKESAILRAEAEKQSAILRAEGVKEQKIREAQGEAEAIALVQKANADALRILSEANASDTVVQIKSLEAFQKAADGRATKIIIPSEIQSLAGLATSLKEIMSDKKA; encoded by the coding sequence ATGGAGTTTCTTATCTGGCCGATCGTACTGATTGTACTGATCCTGTTTGTCCTGATCGTTATCGTCTCAAATATCAAAATCGTCCCGCAGGCGAGCGTCTATGTTGTCGAGCGCCTCGGAAGCTACTTTGCAACCTGGGAAACCGGCCTTCATGTGAAGGTGCCGTTCTTCGACAGCATCGCCAAGAAGGTTTCGCTCAAGGAGCAGGTCGTGGACTTTGCCCCGCAGCCGGTAATCACCAAGGATAACGTCACCATGCAGATCGATACGGTTGTCTTTTACCAGGTGACCGACGCCAAGCTCTTCACCTATGGCGTTGAGCGGCCGCTCTCCGCGATCGAGAACCTGACCGCGACCACCCTGCGAAACATCATCGGTGAGATGGAGCTTGACAGCACCCTCACCTCCCGCGATGTCATCAACTCGAAAATCACCGCCACGCTGGATGAGGCGACCGACAAGTGGGGCATCAAGGTCAACCGCGTCGAACTCAAAAACATCCTGCCGCCGCGTGAGATCCAGGACGCGATGGAAAAACAGATGAAGGCCGAGCGGGAACGCCGCGAATCCATCCTGCGCGCCGAAGGTGAAAAACGCAGCCAGATCCTTGTGGCGGAAGGTGAGAAGGAATCCGCGATCCTGCGCGCCGAAGCGGAAAAACAGTCCGCGATCCTGCGTGCCGAAGGTGTCAAGGAACAGAAAATCCGTGAGGCGCAGGGCGAGGCGGAAGCCATCGCGCTGGTTCAGAAAGCGAACGCCGACGCGCTGCGCATCCTGAGCGAAGCGAACGCCAGTGACACGGTCGTGCAGATCAAATCGCTTGAGGCGTTCCAGAAAGCGGCGGACGGCCGAGCGACCAAGATCATCATCCCGAGCGAGATCCAGTCGCTGGCGGGCCTGGCCACCAGCCTCAAGGAGATCATGTCGGACAAAAAAGCATAA
- a CDS encoding DUF1638 domain-containing protein encodes MKLLLITCPPLAPYLERMLPQIPHQSEICLLPEDLCQNPTAVRDKLAGAKGCDAAVLLPGACVVPEEGLRAGEIPLVLPRVHNSVSLLLGSAAAYRRLYSFYDGKLCWSLPESNRELFLSCPAAECQALCYLADTTLGLHDTSLSARIIAQHNDWDFFHAEGDLSLLSRLLAGDWLGEDILLVRPGETVSPTYRQDLLA; translated from the coding sequence ATGAAGCTCTTGCTGATAACCTGTCCCCCGTTAGCACCCTATCTGGAGCGGATGCTCCCGCAAATCCCACATCAGTCGGAAATTTGCCTGCTGCCCGAGGACCTCTGTCAGAATCCCACAGCGGTGCGCGACAAGCTCGCCGGCGCCAAAGGCTGCGACGCGGCCGTGCTGCTGCCCGGCGCCTGCGTCGTGCCGGAAGAGGGCCTGCGCGCCGGAGAAATCCCGCTGGTGCTCCCGCGTGTACATAACAGCGTATCCCTGCTGCTCGGCAGCGCGGCCGCTTACCGCCGCCTGTACAGCTTCTACGACGGCAAGCTCTGCTGGAGCCTTCCCGAAAGCAACCGGGAACTCTTCCTGTCCTGCCCCGCCGCCGAATGCCAGGCTCTTTGCTATCTGGCGGACACCACGCTCGGTCTGCATGACACCAGCCTTTCGGCCCGGATCATTGCCCAGCACAACGACTGGGATTTTTTCCATGCTGAAGGCGATCTTTCGCTGCTCTCCCGCCTGCTTGCGGGCGACTGGCTCGGCGAGGACATTCTGCTTGTGCGTCCCGGCGAGACCGTTTCCCCAACCTACCGGCAGGATCTGCTGGCGTAA
- a CDS encoding AAA family ATPase, translating into MAGVSIPALTGEMVAETEKIIVGKTAQIKLMIMTILAEGHILLDDMPGVGKTTLVKTLSKVLGCDSRRVQFTPDLLPSDIVGMNIYNQKKGEFQLMKGPVMTNILLADEINRAIPRTQSALLESMEEKQVTIDGETFPLPVPFVVMATQNPVESESTFRLPAAQMDRFMIRLSLGYPQHAEERAMLDNLGDAVPLEAVRTVTCAEELAAMQRQAREIAIAGDVADYIVAIAQATRVHPLVKLGVSPRGSRALYKAAKVRAAMEGRNFVTPDDVQEIAVPVLAHRMMLSNEARLSHTGNAQIIEKILEEVPVPPARKDRF; encoded by the coding sequence ATGGCGGGCGTATCGATTCCTGCGCTCACAGGGGAAATGGTTGCGGAAACCGAAAAAATTATTGTGGGGAAAACAGCGCAGATCAAACTGATGATCATGACCATTCTGGCGGAAGGGCATATCCTGCTGGACGATATGCCGGGCGTCGGCAAGACGACGCTCGTCAAGACCCTTTCCAAGGTGCTCGGCTGCGATTCGCGCCGGGTGCAGTTTACCCCCGACCTGCTGCCGTCAGACATCGTGGGCATGAACATCTACAACCAGAAAAAGGGCGAATTCCAGCTGATGAAGGGTCCGGTCATGACAAATATCCTGCTCGCGGACGAGATCAACCGCGCGATTCCGCGCACACAGTCCGCGCTGCTTGAGTCGATGGAGGAAAAACAGGTCACGATCGACGGCGAAACCTTTCCGCTTCCCGTTCCGTTCGTGGTGATGGCCACCCAGAACCCGGTCGAATCCGAGAGCACCTTCCGGCTCCCGGCGGCGCAGATGGACCGGTTCATGATACGGCTGTCGCTCGGCTATCCGCAGCACGCGGAGGAACGAGCCATGCTCGACAATCTGGGCGACGCTGTCCCGCTCGAAGCGGTGCGGACCGTGACCTGTGCGGAAGAGCTGGCCGCAATGCAGCGGCAGGCGCGGGAAATCGCCATCGCGGGCGATGTGGCGGACTATATTGTTGCAATCGCACAGGCGACCCGTGTACATCCGCTGGTGAAGCTCGGCGTGAGCCCGCGCGGGTCGCGCGCTCTCTATAAAGCCGCCAAGGTCAGAGCCGCGATGGAAGGCCGGAATTTTGTCACGCCGGATGATGTGCAGGAAATTGCCGTCCCGGTGCTGGCGCACCGTATGATGCTCTCAAATGAGGCGCGTCTCTCCCATACCGGCAACGCGCAGATTATCGAAAAGATTCTGGAGGAGGTGCCGGTCCCGCCGGCCCGGAAGGACCGTTTCTGA
- a CDS encoding nuclease-related domain-containing protein has product MTTMDKVIVGISIACLIGAVLYQCMLAMRVKAGLAGEHKRVSKILRSYAKLRGAQVIDDAVLVNDGLSGWADHILIGYFGVLLVYDLTYPGIYSGKADDESWTVALDDSVGRIKNPFPIAGQCAGRVNTLLKKEGIKVTVERAAVLTGRGRKRTQTYVMSEDVVLLRNLRGYLNKTKFDEDRDVDIEKVAAALKAGLKQPEPVPEKQPETKPEQEKQPEQKA; this is encoded by the coding sequence ATGACGACTATGGATAAGGTGATCGTCGGGATCAGCATAGCATGCCTGATTGGAGCAGTTCTGTACCAGTGCATGCTGGCGATGCGGGTTAAAGCCGGGCTCGCTGGTGAACATAAACGGGTTTCCAAAATCCTGCGCAGCTACGCCAAGCTGCGCGGCGCACAGGTCATTGATGACGCGGTTCTGGTAAACGATGGGCTTTCCGGCTGGGCGGACCACATCCTGATTGGTTATTTCGGGGTGCTGCTGGTCTATGACCTGACTTACCCCGGCATCTATTCCGGCAAGGCGGACGACGAGAGCTGGACGGTTGCCTTGGACGATTCGGTCGGCAGGATCAAAAATCCTTTCCCGATTGCGGGACAGTGTGCCGGAAGGGTCAATACCCTGCTCAAAAAGGAAGGGATCAAGGTAACTGTGGAACGCGCCGCGGTGCTCACCGGACGCGGGCGTAAGCGTACCCAGACCTATGTCATGAGTGAGGATGTAGTCCTGCTGCGCAATCTGCGCGGTTATCTGAACAAGACGAAGTTCGACGAGGACCGCGACGTGGACATTGAAAAGGTTGCCGCGGCGCTCAAGGCGGGGCTGAAGCAGCCGGAACCGGTACCGGAGAAACAGCCGGAGACAAAACCGGAGCAGGAAAAACAACCGGAACAGAAAGCGTGA